A stretch of the Microcoleus sp. FACHB-672 genome encodes the following:
- a CDS encoding DUF3769 domain-containing protein produces the protein MPYPVPPPEPPSVVKYLQPEEVPHSAVSDAIAISPTPTQTAAGGNPSLITQPKPLEPERLQSTPLPALQRLSVASLLKPLSVAIGWSQPALQPQAGTANDLFPPPPITAPENSLMLPARSVFIRVLERPAGKEFNYQLHLSNRVTGTEPLTQNPVPVDIALAAIKKSVQWQNAPTGEPVPLPPIAPEDVVELTADRQEYDSERQIVTAQGNVVMRIRDSVLDADRIQINLQTRMAAAEGNVAWRRGQQVLRGDRFEYNFIQNVGTVSPAGGELYLATGGEASASTLPTDVSAVALQEGALSDRILASQPLENVTETPGGVSINVGSGFGQSGQIRRVRYEADQLDFTPEGGLARNIRLTNDPFSPPELELRAERATFTRISPLVDEIRAERPRLVFDGGFSLPLLRNRVLIDRRERDPALYSFGYDREDRGGVFVEGRFNPLSEPQLQLSLRPQFYIQRALEGEGSSFADLFGLKARLNATLTPRTSLIGSAVFTSLDLNEVDDNLRASLRLRQLVGTHALTGEYSFRDRLFNGSLGYQTVQSSLGAVLTSPVIQLGTSRINLSYQAAAQYVNADTDRLDLLDPIRENNRAGLGRYQASAALSRGIPLWRGQSLPATATEGLKYTPVPVLPYLQLVLGLRGVTGFYSNGDNQSSLTGSVGILGQIGNFSRPWLDYTGFNLTYTQVLQSGESPFYFDRIADVRVLGGGIVQQIYGPFRLGFQTAVNLDTGEEINTDYILEYSRRTYGIVLRYNPVREIGTLTLRISDFNWTGGPQPFAGSDEIRSVEGGVRRDYD, from the coding sequence ATGCCCTATCCGGTTCCACCACCTGAACCGCCATCGGTGGTTAAATACTTGCAGCCTGAGGAAGTCCCCCATTCCGCAGTTTCTGATGCAATCGCGATTTCGCCAACACCCACACAGACTGCGGCTGGGGGCAACCCCTCCTTGATAACGCAACCCAAGCCCCTAGAGCCGGAGCGTTTGCAATCGACTCCTTTACCGGCCCTTCAAAGGCTCTCGGTGGCCTCTCTGCTGAAGCCACTAAGTGTGGCTATCGGCTGGTCACAGCCGGCCCTACAACCGCAAGCAGGCACCGCTAATGATTTATTTCCCCCGCCGCCGATAACAGCACCTGAAAATTCATTGATGCTGCCGGCGCGGTCAGTTTTTATTCGCGTCTTAGAAAGACCCGCCGGCAAAGAATTTAACTATCAGCTTCACTTAAGCAACAGAGTCACCGGCACAGAACCTTTGACACAGAACCCTGTGCCGGTCGATATTGCCCTTGCTGCCATAAAAAAGTCAGTCCAATGGCAAAATGCCCCAACGGGTGAGCCGGTGCCCTTACCACCCATCGCCCCAGAAGATGTGGTGGAATTAACCGCTGATCGTCAAGAGTACGACTCAGAACGCCAAATCGTCACGGCACAAGGCAACGTCGTCATGCGAATTCGCGACTCGGTGCTGGATGCAGACCGAATTCAAATCAATTTGCAAACTCGGATGGCGGCAGCCGAGGGAAACGTTGCTTGGAGACGTGGACAGCAGGTGTTGCGCGGTGATCGATTTGAATATAACTTTATTCAAAACGTCGGAACCGTTAGCCCAGCCGGCGGTGAGCTGTATCTGGCAACCGGCGGGGAGGCATCCGCATCAACCTTACCCACCGATGTCAGCGCAGTCGCCTTGCAAGAGGGCGCATTAAGCGATCGCATCCTTGCCAGCCAACCCCTGGAAAACGTCACAGAAACTCCAGGCGGCGTTTCCATTAATGTCGGTTCCGGTTTCGGGCAAAGCGGGCAGATCAGGCGTGTGCGTTACGAAGCCGACCAGCTAGATTTCACCCCAGAGGGAGGACTTGCCCGGAATATTCGCCTCACCAACGACCCGTTTTCACCCCCTGAATTAGAACTGAGGGCAGAACGCGCCACATTTACGCGTATTTCCCCCTTGGTAGATGAAATTCGGGCAGAACGCCCCCGCTTGGTGTTTGATGGGGGTTTTTCCCTACCATTGTTGCGAAATCGCGTGCTAATCGACCGGCGTGAGCGTGACCCAGCTTTATATAGCTTCGGTTATGACCGCGAGGATCGGGGCGGGGTGTTCGTGGAAGGCCGGTTTAATCCGCTTTCAGAGCCACAACTGCAGCTAAGCTTGCGACCGCAATTTTATATTCAAAGAGCCTTGGAAGGGGAAGGCAGTAGCTTTGCAGATTTGTTTGGTCTAAAGGCCAGACTTAATGCCACCCTAACTCCACGCACCAGCCTGATCGGTTCGGCGGTATTCACAAGTCTGGACTTGAACGAAGTAGACGACAATTTACGGGCAAGTCTGCGACTGCGTCAATTGGTGGGCACTCATGCCCTAACCGGCGAATATTCATTCCGTGATCGCTTGTTTAATGGTTCCTTGGGCTATCAAACCGTTCAAAGCAGTCTGGGTGCGGTTCTCACATCGCCGGTGATTCAATTAGGAACTAGCCGGATTAACCTCAGCTATCAGGCAGCGGCGCAGTATGTTAACGCCGACACAGATCGTTTGGATTTACTCGATCCAATCCGGGAAAACAATCGCGCCGGCCTGGGCCGCTATCAAGCCAGTGCAGCGTTGAGCAGAGGCATTCCCTTGTGGCGGGGTCAATCACTGCCGGCAACTGCGACAGAAGGCTTAAAATACACCCCCGTGCCGGTGTTGCCCTATCTCCAACTCGTTCTTGGACTCCGAGGCGTCACAGGCTTCTACAGTAACGGTGATAACCAATCTTCCCTCACCGGCAGCGTTGGCATCCTCGGACAAATCGGTAATTTTTCCCGGCCTTGGTTAGACTACACCGGCTTTAATCTCACTTATACCCAAGTCTTGCAAAGCGGGGAATCTCCGTTTTACTTCGACCGCATTGCTGATGTCAGAGTCTTGGGTGGTGGCATCGTCCAGCAAATTTATGGCCCGTTCCGTCTAGGATTTCAAACCGCTGTTAACTTGGATACCGGCGAAGAAATCAATACCGACTACATTCTGGAATACAGCCGGCGCACCTATGGCATCGTCCTGCGCTACAATCCAGTGCGGGAAATTGGCACCTTGACGCTGCGAATTAGCGACTTTAACTGGACGGGTGGCCCTCAGCCCTTTGCCGGCTCAGATGAGATCCGCTCAGTAGAGGGAGGCGTTCGCCGCGATTATGATTAA